In Nitrospirota bacterium, the sequence ATCAATGAAACCCTTTAAATTATTAACAACAATTTTGCTTTTATTTGCAATAACCGGAGTTTCAACAAAAGCCTTTGCAGTTGAAGGCATAGGCACAGTGGTTGCCATCCGCAACAAGGCAGTCATAGAGAGGGATAAAAAGCAGGCGGACGCAAAACTAAAAGACAGCATACTTTTAAATGATGCTGTTTTGACATTTGAAGGCTCCAGGGCCAAGATGCTGTTCATAGACGACAGCGTACTGACAATGGGCGAGAAATCCAGAGTAGTCATAAAAGAATTTGTATACGGCAAGGACCAGGAAGGCAAGTCTGTATTTAATCTAATAGACGGCAAGATGCGCTCGGTTGTCGGCAGAAGCGGTTTTGAGGTTCACACGCCTTCGGCAGTTGCGGCGGCCAGGGGCACTGTAATACTTTTTGAAACAGGGATAAGAGACGGACGGCAGTTTACAACCATCATCTGCCT encodes:
- a CDS encoding FecR domain-containing protein, coding for MKPFKLLTTILLLFAITGVSTKAFAVEGIGTVVAIRNKAVIERDKKQADAKLKDSILLNDAVLTFEGSRAKMLFIDDSVLTMGEKSRVVIKEFVYGKDQEGKSVFNLIDGKMRSVVGRSGFEVHTPSAVAAARGTVILFETGIRDGRQFTTIICLEGTVSVASSDPSVVGSVMLTPGMTATVVEHETPTPPVSAPPAEIERLRKDTDTGYHEVSIPEPTQIEAGPALITPVEPPPTTVISTPVEIQPATTTPVNINVTFPSN